DNA from Geobacter sulfurreducens PCA:
CAGGAGATGTCGGAAACGTGCACGAGGCCGTCGATTCCCTCGTCAACGCCGATGAAGACGCCGAAGTCGGTGATGCTCTTGATCTGCCCCTCCAGCTTGGTGCCGACGGGGTATTTCTCCTCCAGCTGGGTCCAGGGGTTGGCCTGGGCCTGCTTGAGGCCGAGGGAGATGCGGCGGTTGCCGGTGTCGATGCCGAGCACCACGGTTTCCACCTCGTCGCCCACGGTGAGGAGGTCGGACGGATGGCGGAGCCGCTTGGTCCACGACATTTCGGAGACGTGCACCAGCCCTTCGACCCCTTCGTCGAGGGCCACGAATGCGCCGTAATCGGTCATGCTGACCACGCGGCCGCTGACCCGGTCGCCGACTTGAAACTTCTGCTCCACCGCAAGCCAGGGATCGGGAGTGATCTGCTTGAGGCCCAGGGAGATCTTGCCCTTCTCCTGGTCGTACTTGAGAATCTTGACGCTGAGCTTGTCGCCCGGCTTGAGCATCTCGGAGGGGTGGCCCAGGCGGCCCCACGACATGTCGGTCACGTGCAGGAGGCCGTCAACGCCGCCGATATCGACGAATGCGCCGTAATCGGTGATGTTCTTGACCACGCCTTCGCGAGTCTGGCCCTCGGCCAGGTTGGCGAGGGTCTCGGTGCGGACGCCGGCCCGTTCCTCTTCCAGCAGGACGCGACGGGAGAGAACGATGTTGCCCCGCTTCTTGTTGAGCTTGAGCACCTTGAAGCGGTCGGTCACACCGATGTACTTGTCCAGGTTGCCGCCGGGGCGGAGATCAACCTGGGAGGCAGGCAGGAACGCCTGGACGCCGATGTCGACGGTGAGGCCCCCCTTGACCTTGCCGGTGATCTTGCCTTCGACGATGCCGCCTTCGCCGCCGGCGGCGTCGATGGAGTCCCAGGCGGAGAGGCGGTCGGCCTTGCGCTTGGAGAGAACCGCGTACCCCTTCTGGTTTTCCTTCCGCTCAAACAGGGCCTTCACTTCGTCGCCCACCTGGACGGTCAGGTTGCCTGCCTCGTCGAGGAACTCTTCAACGGGGATGCTCCCCTCGGACTTGTATCCGATATCGACCAGCACGTAATCGTTGCTGATGTGCACCACCTTGCCCTTGACGACTTCCCCCACATGGTGATGCCTGATACTCTCCTGGAAAAGCTCGGCGAACTCGCCGGAGCCCCCCTGATCCGCCTCGTCCTCCGCATCGGCGAATCGTTTGATCGTCATTGCGGTGCGGCTGTTATAGTCCTTGTCATCACTCATTTAAAGCTGGCCTCCCTACACGTCGTGGATTAGGATGAGTAAACGTAGCAATATCTATCGAAAAACTCAACCTTTTTTCTTATTGTCAAACTCTTGTATCCGTTCTATTACCTCGTCGATAAGCCACTTGGGCGTGGATGCGCCCGCAGTGACCCCTACCCGCTCAACCCCTTGAAACCATGATGCATCCAGCTCCTGGGCCGTCTCTATGTGGTAGGTACGCGGCTGCAGTTCGGAGCAGACCTCGGCGAGCCGCTTGGTGTTGGCGCTGTTGAAGCCACCGATGACGATCATGCAGTCCACCTCCCGGGCCAGGGCCTTGGCTTCGTCCTGGCGGACGGCGGTGGCGTCGCAGATGGTGTTGAAGACCCGGATCTCCCCCCCCTTGAGGAGGCATTCCTTCACCACGTTCTTGAGGGTTTCGAAGGATTGGGTGGTCTGGGCCACAACGCCGACCTTCTTCATGTTGGGGAGCCTGGCGGCCTCCTCGCCGGAACCGACCACGTGGACCGGCCCCTCGGCGTAGGATACGATGCCCTGCACCTCGGGGTGGTCGGCATCGCCCACCACCACCACGGTATAGCCGTCGTGGGACAGACGCTTCACGTGCTCCTGGGCCTTCTTGACAAAGGGACAGGTGGCGTCCACCACCTCAAGCTGCCGGCGGACCGCGTCTTCCAGTTCCGCGGAGGTCACCCCGTGGGACCGGATGATGACGGTGCCGTTACCGATCCCTTCCAGGTCGCTCAGCACCTTCACTCCCATCCCCTCCAGGCGCTGCACGACCTGGGGCGAATGGATGATGGGGCCGAGGGTGAAGGTTTCCCCTTCCTTTTCGGCGGCCTCGAAGGCCATCTGGGTTGCCCGCTTCACGCCGAAGCAGAAGCCGGCCCGCTTTGCCAGTACGATCTCCATTGCGTTGCTCCCGAAGCTGCTCTGTTGCCGTCCCGGACTACGCGCCCGGAGTGGCCCGTTCCCGCTCCCGCACGATGGATTCCATGCGGTCCAGGACCTCCTCGATGGAAAGTCCGGTCGAATCGATGTCCACGGCGTCATCAGCCCGCCGCAGGGGGGCGTGCTCCCGGCCCGAGTCCTGCTCGTCCCGCCGGGCCACGGCCGCGATGGTCTCGTCAAGGGACACCTCCTGCCCCTTGGCCTTCAGTTCCAGGTAGCGCCGGCGGCCCCGTTCCTCCACTGACGCAGAGAGGAAAAACTTCACGTCGGCGTCCGGAAAGACCACGGTCCCGATGTCGCGCCCCTCCAGGATGACCCCCCCTTCGCGGGCCATGTGGCGCTGGAGGCGCAACAGAACGTCGCGCACCACCTTGCGTGCCGAGATGGCCGAGGTGAGGGCGCTGATGGCCGGGGTCCGGATGGCGTCGGTCACGTCTTCGCCGTTTGCAGTCACCCGGCAGCAGCCGTTATTCCTCACAAAGGCGATCTCCAGATCGGCGCAGAGCCCGGCCAGGGAGGCGTCGTTGTCGGGCGCAATGCCGGCGCGGCTGGCGGCCAGGGCCACGGTCCGGAACATGGCTCCGGTGTCGATGTGGATGTAGCCGAGCCGGTCCGCCAGGAGCTTGGTTATGGTGCTCTTCCCGGCGCCCGACGGTCCGTCGATGGCGACGATGAGCCCCCTGCGCCCCGCCGCGCTCACCGTACCGCCACCTTGTCCAGGAGCGCGGTGAAGGTGGGGAACGAGGTGGCGATGCACTCGGTGTCGCTTACGGTGATGGCCCCCGAGGCGGCAAGCCCCGCCACGAGCATGGACATGGCGATCCGGTGGTCGCCGAAGCTCTCCACGGTGACGCCGTTCAGCCGGCCGGTCCCCTCGATGATCATGCCGTCCGCCGTCTCGGTGATAGTGGCACCCGCCGCGCGCAGGTTGGCGGCCATGGCGGCGATGCGGTCCGTTTCCTTGACCCGCAGCTCACGCGCGTCGCGGATGACGGTGGTTCCTTCGGCCAGGGCGGCGGCCACGCAGATGACCGGGAATTCGTCGATGGCCCGGGGCACCACGTCCCCTCCGATCTCGATCCCCTTGAGGGCAGATGACCGGACCAGCAGGTCGGCCACCGGCTCGCCGGAGACTTCGCGCTGGTCGAGCAGCTCCACCGAGCCCCCCATGGCGGCGAGAATGTCGAGGATGCCCGTGCGGGTCGGGTTCACGCCCACCCCCCGGATGAGCAGCTCGGAGCCGGGGACGATCAGGGCGGCAACCAGGAAAAAGGCCGCCGAGGAGATGTCGCCCGGCACCACGATGTCGCGGCCGTCCAGCTCGTGCCCGCCGTACACGGTGACCCCGGCGGCGTCGGTCTCCAACCGGGCGCCGAAGTGGCGGAACATCCGCTCCGAGTGATCCCGCGAGAGATGGGGCTCGGTGACGCGGGTAGCGCCGTCGGCGTAGAGACCGGCCAGCATGAGGGCCGATTTCACCTGGGCGCTGGCCACCGGCGAATCGTAGGCGATGCCGGTCAGGGGCCGGCCAACGATGGCAAGGGGCGCCTTTTCTCCGTTGTCGCGGCCGTGGATGCAGGCCCCCATGCGCGAAAGGGGTTCCACCACCCGCCGCATGGGCCTGCGCCGCAGGTAGCGGTCGCCGGTTAGGACCGTGTAGAAGCGCTGGGCCGCCATGAGCCCCGTCAGGAGCCGGATGGACGTGCCGGAGTTGCCGCAGTCGATGACGTCCTCGGCCTCGGTCAGGCCGTGGAGCCCTTTCCCCTCGATCCGCAGGGTCTCGCCGTCGTCGTGGACCTGCACCCCCATGGCCCGGAAGGCGTCGAGGGTGGCGATATTGTCCTCGCCCCGGAGAAAGCCGCTCACCGTGGTCACGCCGCGGGCGATGGAGCCGAGCATGATGGAGCGGTGGGAGATCGATTTGTCCCCCGGCACCGCGATTTCGCCGCGCAGCGCACGGGCGGGGTGTGAACTCAGGCTTACCACGGACACTCCTTTGCAGCTAGAGTATGGCGTCACGGGACTCCTTGGAATCCCGGAAGAACCGTTCGAGACCTTCAGCGTCCCCCGCGGCCACCAGGGACCGGAGCTGGCCGAAGTACGCGGCGAAGTGATCCATCATCTCCAGAACCCCCTCCCGGTTCATGAGGGCGATGTCGCGCCACATGGCCGGGTCCGACGAGGCAATGCGGGTGAAGTCCCGGAAGCCGCCGGCCGAATAGCGGAGAATGCTCTCCTCGAACCGGTCGTACCCCTCCACGGCATTCACCAGGGCGTAGGCGACCATGTGGGGGAGATGGGAGATGGCGGCAACCACCCGGTCGTGCTTCTCCGGATCCATCAGCACCACTTCGGAACCGGCCGCCTCCCACATGCGGGCCACCGTGGCGAGCGCGTCGCGGTCAGTGGTTGCGGCAGGGGTCAGGATACAGCGCTTGCCCTGGTAGAGGGTGGCGAAGGACGCCCCGACCCCCGAGTGCTCGGTGCCGGCAATGGGGTGCCCCCCCACGAAACAGGTGCCGGCCGGCATGAGGGGATCGCACGCGGCCACGACTTCTGCCTTGACGCTGCCGCCGTCGGTCACGATGCACCCGGCAGCCAGGTGGGGGGCGATCTCCCTCACTACCCCCGCCATGGCGCGGACCGGCACGGAAAGAAAGACCATGTCGGCGCCGGCAACCCCTTCGGCAACCGTGGCCGCGGCCCGGTCGACGACCCCCAGCTCGGCGGCCTGCCGCAGGTTGGCCTCGTCCCGGTCGATGCCAATGATCTCACCCACGGCACCGGCCGTCCGCAGGGCCCGCGCCAGGGAACCGCCGATGAGGCCGACGCCGATGACGGCCAGTCGCCGGATAAAGGGGACGGAACCGCTCATTTCGCCCTGGGATAGGAGCCGAGAATTTTCACGAACTGGCAGTAGCGTCCCAGGTCCTGAACCGCCTCGGCAACCACCGGATCGGTGATGTGGCCGGCCAGGTCCAGGTAAAAAATGTATTCCCACGCCTTCTTCTTGAGGGGGCGGGATTCGATCTTGGACAGGTTGACGCCGCGGGAGGCGAAGGGCTCCAGCATCCGGTAGAGGATGCCCGGCTCGTCCTTGACGGAAAACATGAGCGAGGTCTTGTCGTCGCCGCTCCGATCCGCCATCTTCCGGCCGATGACGAGGAAGCGGGTGAAGTTGTTGACCTGGTCCTCAATTCTCGTGCGCACTACCTTCAGGTCGTACTGGGCCGCGGCGAACTCGCTGGCAATGGCCGCGGCCGCGTAATCCTCGCTCACGATCTGGGCGGCCAGGGCAGTGGACGCCACGTCCACCACCGG
Protein-coding regions in this window:
- the cmk gene encoding (d)CMP kinase, with translation MSAAGRRGLIVAIDGPSGAGKSTITKLLADRLGYIHIDTGAMFRTVALAASRAGIAPDNDASLAGLCADLEIAFVRNNGCCRVTANGEDVTDAIRTPAISALTSAISARKVVRDVLLRLQRHMAREGGVILEGRDIGTVVFPDADVKFFLSASVEERGRRRYLELKAKGQEVSLDETIAAVARRDEQDSGREHAPLRRADDAVDIDSTGLSIEEVLDRMESIVRERERATPGA
- a CDS encoding 30S ribosomal protein S1 produces the protein MSDDKDYNSRTAMTIKRFADAEDEADQGGSGEFAELFQESIRHHHVGEVVKGKVVHISNDYVLVDIGYKSEGSIPVEEFLDEAGNLTVQVGDEVKALFERKENQKGYAVLSKRKADRLSAWDSIDAAGGEGGIVEGKITGKVKGGLTVDIGVQAFLPASQVDLRPGGNLDKYIGVTDRFKVLKLNKKRGNIVLSRRVLLEEERAGVRTETLANLAEGQTREGVVKNITDYGAFVDIGGVDGLLHVTDMSWGRLGHPSEMLKPGDKLSVKILKYDQEKGKISLGLKQITPDPWLAVEQKFQVGDRVSGRVVSMTDYGAFVALDEGVEGLVHVSEMSWTKRLRHPSDLLTVGDEVETVVLGIDTGNRRISLGLKQAQANPWTQLEEKYPVGTKLEGQIKSITDFGVFIGVDEGIDGLVHVSDISWTKRIKHPGEVYAKGQTVQAVVLNVDAENERLSLGIKQLTPDPWSVIPATYRPGTRVRGKVTSVTDFGVFLEIEEGIEGLVHVSELSREKVASPKDFASVGDELDAVVLSVDDVEKKIALSVKALQAAAEKAELESYMQDRGEATSNLGALLREGMRKNGDNND
- a CDS encoding prephenate dehydrogenase; the encoded protein is MSGSVPFIRRLAVIGVGLIGGSLARALRTAGAVGEIIGIDRDEANLRQAAELGVVDRAAATVAEGVAGADMVFLSVPVRAMAGVVREIAPHLAAGCIVTDGGSVKAEVVAACDPLMPAGTCFVGGHPIAGTEHSGVGASFATLYQGKRCILTPAATTDRDALATVARMWEAAGSEVVLMDPEKHDRVVAAISHLPHMVAYALVNAVEGYDRFEESILRYSAGGFRDFTRIASSDPAMWRDIALMNREGVLEMMDHFAAYFGQLRSLVAAGDAEGLERFFRDSKESRDAIL
- the ispH gene encoding 4-hydroxy-3-methylbut-2-enyl diphosphate reductase, yielding MEIVLAKRAGFCFGVKRATQMAFEAAEKEGETFTLGPIIHSPQVVQRLEGMGVKVLSDLEGIGNGTVIIRSHGVTSAELEDAVRRQLEVVDATCPFVKKAQEHVKRLSHDGYTVVVVGDADHPEVQGIVSYAEGPVHVVGSGEEAARLPNMKKVGVVAQTTQSFETLKNVVKECLLKGGEIRVFNTICDATAVRQDEAKALAREVDCMIVIGGFNSANTKRLAEVCSELQPRTYHIETAQELDASWFQGVERVGVTAGASTPKWLIDEVIERIQEFDNKKKG
- the aroA gene encoding 3-phosphoshikimate 1-carboxyvinyltransferase, which produces MVSLSSHPARALRGEIAVPGDKSISHRSIMLGSIARGVTTVSGFLRGEDNIATLDAFRAMGVQVHDDGETLRIEGKGLHGLTEAEDVIDCGNSGTSIRLLTGLMAAQRFYTVLTGDRYLRRRPMRRVVEPLSRMGACIHGRDNGEKAPLAIVGRPLTGIAYDSPVASAQVKSALMLAGLYADGATRVTEPHLSRDHSERMFRHFGARLETDAAGVTVYGGHELDGRDIVVPGDISSAAFFLVAALIVPGSELLIRGVGVNPTRTGILDILAAMGGSVELLDQREVSGEPVADLLVRSSALKGIEIGGDVVPRAIDEFPVICVAAALAEGTTVIRDARELRVKETDRIAAMAANLRAAGATITETADGMIIEGTGRLNGVTVESFGDHRIAMSMLVAGLAASGAITVSDTECIATSFPTFTALLDKVAVR